From the genome of Vitis riparia cultivar Riparia Gloire de Montpellier isolate 1030 chromosome 2, EGFV_Vit.rip_1.0, whole genome shotgun sequence, one region includes:
- the LOC117906808 gene encoding cytochrome P450 86A22 has protein sequence MDASTVLLLLAIITAYLIWFRSITRSLKGPRVWPVVGSLPLLIQNANRMHEWIAENLRSCGGTYQTCICPIPFLARKQGLVTVTCDPKNLEHILKIRFDNYPKGPTWQAVFHDLLGEGIFNSDGETWRFQRKTAALEFTTRTLRQAMARWVTRAIKLRFCPILKKAQLEGKPVDLQDLLLRLTFDNICGLAFGKDPQTLAPGLPENSFATAFDRATEATLQRFILPEFIWKLKKWLRLGLEASLTHSLGHVDKYLSDVISTRKLELVSQQQGGSPHDDLLSRFMKKKEAYSDNFLQHVALNFILAGRDTSSVALSWFFWLVIQNPRVEEKILTEICTVLMETRGSDTSKWVEEPLVFEEVDRLIYLKAALSETLRLYPSVPEDSKHVVVDDVLPDGTFVPAGSAITYSIYSTGRMKFIWGEDCLEFRPERWLSADGKKIELQDSFKFVAFNAGPRICLGKDLAYLQMKSIAAAVLLRHRLTVAPGHRVEQKMSLTLFMKHGLKVNVQPRDLTPILANIPKAEPTTKVNGNVHNVYEVENLSGVAY, from the coding sequence ATGGATGCATCCACGGTTTTATTGCTCTTAGCGATAATTACGGCTTATTTAATATGGTTCAGATCAATCACACGGTCTCTGAAGGGTCCACGTGTCTGGCCGGTAGTAGGTAGTCTCCCGCTCCTTATTCAGAACGCCAATCGCATGCACGAGTGGATTGCCGAAAACCTCCGCTCATGCGGCGGCACGTACCAGACCTGCATTTGCCCGATTCCGTTTTTAGCCCGGAAGCAGGGTCTCGTGACCGTCACGTGTGACCCGAAGAATCTGGAGCATATTCTCAAGATCCGGTTCGATAATTACCCCAAGGGTCCGACTTGGCAGGCAGTGTTCCATGACCTGCTCGGTGAGGGGATCTTCAATTCTGATGGCGAAACGTGGCGGTTCCAGCGTAAGACCGCCGCACTGGAATTCACTACCCGGACTCTGCGCCAAGCCATGGCTCGCTGGGTCACCCGCGCCATTAAGCTGAGGTTTTGCCCGATACTGAAGAAGGCTCAACTCGAGGGCAAGCCGGTTGATCTCCAAGATCTGCTGCTTCGGCTCACTTTTGACAACATCTGCGGCTTGGCTTTTGGGAAGGACCCGCAGACGCTGGCTCCGGGGCTCCCCGAGAACAGTTTCGCTACGGCTTTCGACCGAGCCACGGAAGCCACCCTGCAGCGCTTTATTCTGCCTGAATTTATATGGAAATTGAAGAAATGGCTCCGGCTTGGGTTGGAAGCCAGCTTGACCCACAGCCTGGGGCACGTGGACAAGTACCTGTCCGACGTCATCAGCACACGCAAGCTTGAGTTGGTGAGTCAGCAGCAAGGTGGGTCCCCTCACGATGACCTCCTCTCACGGTTCATGAAGAAAAAGGAAGCCTACTCTGACAATTTCCTCCAACACGTGGCGCTCAACTTCATCCTAGCTGGACGTGACACGTCATCAGTAGCTCTGAGCTGGTTCTTCTGGTTGGTCATTCAAAACCCAAGGGTGGAAGAGAAAATTTTGACTGAAATCTGCACCGTTCTAATGGAGACACGTGGCAGTGACACCTCAAAGTGGGTTGAAGAACCCCTAGTATTTGAAGAAGTTGACCGATTGATATACCTTAAGGCAGCATTATCTGAAACCCTTAGGCTATACCCCTCAGTTCCAGAAGACTCAAAGCATGTAGTCGTCGACGACGTCCTGCCCGACGGCACATTCGTTCCGGCAGGATCGGCAATCACCTATTCCATATACTCGACAGGACGAATGAAGTTCATCTGGGGCGAAGACTGCCTAGAATTCCGGCCAGAAAGATGGTTATCAGCAGatggtaaaaaaattgagttacAAGATTCTTTCAAGTTTGTCGCCTTCAATGCAGGTCCAAGGATTTGCCTCGGCAAGGACTTAGCTTATCTACAAATGAAGTCCATAGCAGCGGCGGTTTTGCTCCGCCACCGCCTCACGGTGGCACCGGGGCACAGGGTGGAGCAGAAAATGTCACTGACATTGTTCATGAAGCATGGCCTCAAAGTGAACGTGCAACCTAGAGACTTGACCCCAATTTTAGCCAACATTCCCAAGGCCGAACCCACGACTAAGGTCAATGGTAACGTCCACAATGTTTATGAGGTTGAAAACCTTTCTGGGGTTGCATATTAG